Within the Crocosphaera sp. UHCC 0190 genome, the region AATTAGAAACCAAGGCGATTAATTTGTAACTGGTGACTTGATGAACCAGAATATTCCCCATCATCGAAGGTGCTAACCAAACTTCATTTTGCTCCCCCATAGCTCGAAATTCCGTAATAAATAAAGACTCTGTGGCGATCGCATCTTGATTCCGTCGGTTACTTTTGCGACAACTCCGGCGTAAAGTCGTATTTAAGGAAACATTGCCCTTCATGGCGACGAGAGTTCCCCCTTGAGCCATCAATACCTCATCATTGTCGAGCATAACACGGGCCAGAGAATTTTCCCGTTCGTGTAAAATTTCAACTTTCATAAAACTTTTAAGCCAGGGAACGAAGATAGTCAATTAATCCTTGAAGATTGCGGGATTGACAATAAATGGGGTTCCCTTGAGTACGTTGATTCTTAGTTTTAGCGGCCCTAACTACAATATTAACGCTTTCTTCTTCCTGGTGATATTTTAGCCGTAGTTTGGGACTATGGGCTAATAAATTTCCTTGAGTGACGACAAAATCCCCATAAACCATTTTTTTGATAATACCGCCATAGCCCCCAATAAAGACCCGTCCTTTGCCTTTTAATTTCACTTTCCACAACCCATCTCCGGCCAACCAACTACCCAAACCGGCCCAATGGTTTTGAACCGTCACTCCTGATGTGTGAGCGAGATAAACCCCTGGTTGTAAACAAATAGACCCCTGAGACAAGTCGAGGCGAGCGATATCCCCCATAGTTGAATGGCCCAAAACCACTGTTAAAGACTTATTTGTGGTATTACTCAACTGATCCACCGATAATAATTCGCCCCCAAAACATTTCCGAAGAAGAGCAAGTAGGCGACCCCCACAAACTTGAGTTTTCAGACTAACGCCTGTGTCGAGGCTAACCATTGACCCTGCCCTGACTATGATACTTTCTCCTGGGTTTAAAGTGACAAATAGGGCAGCAAAAGCGGGACGACAACGAACTTTGTATAACACTGGTCAGAGGAAACAACAAAAGGCAATCTGGCCATCATCAATCTTAAGCCGATACAGCAGTTAACAGTCTTAAAATAACGGATAACCCTGGGGGAATTCCTGCTATTTTCCTTAACTACGGGGAAAACGCCGTCTTTGTAAAAAGTCAGGAATATCCAGACCCGCTGGTTTTGGGGTTGTGGGTTCCTCTTTGGGAGATGTGAGGGGAGGAGCAACAGGCCGGGAGGGAGTGGCAGTTATTTGAGGAGTCGATATATTCTCCGATTCTGCACTAAACCCCGTAGCAATCACTGTCACAATAACTTCCCCTTGAACTCGTTCATCAATCACCGCCCCAAAAATAATATTGGCATCGGGATCAACGACTTCAAAGATGGTTTCTGCGGCGGTATTGACCTCATGTAAGGTGAGATCTCTACCCCCTGTGATATTAAAGACAACCCCCTTCGCTCCCTTAATGGAATGCTCTAAGAGGGGGGAAGAAATGGCTAAAGAAGCGGCATCATTGGCCCGAGATTTTCCAGACCCTACCCCAATTCCCATCAGGGCAGAACCGGCATCAGCCATGACTGCTCGTACATCAGCAAAGTCCACATTGACCAGGCCAGGAATGGTAATAATATCGGAAATCCCTTGTACCCCTTGACGCAGCACATTGTCCGCCGCCAGAAATGCTTCTTGTAGGGGGGTTTCTGGGGAAATTACCTGTAGTAATTGGTTATTGGGAATGACAATTAGGGTGTCAACATTGCTTTGTAGTTGAGAGATCCCTTCTCCTGCTTGAGTGGTACGTCGTCGTCCTTCAAAGGTAAAGGGCCGAGTCACCACCCCAACGGTCAAACAACCTTTTTCCTTAGCAACTTCCGCCACAATGGGGGCTGCACCAGTTCCGGTTCCCCCTCCCATTCCTGCGGTAATAAACACCAAATCAGTGTCTTCTAGGGCTTCGGCAATTTCATCACGGGACTCTAGAGCCGCTTCTTTGCCGATGTTAGGGTTGCCCCCTGCACCTAGTCCACGGGTCAGTTTCTTGCCAATTTGTAAACGGTGAGGCGCAGCTGATTGAGTCAGAGCTTGGGCATCCGTATTCATCGTCCAAAACTCAATGCCTGTCAAGGCACTTTCAATCATGCGATCAACTGCATTACATCCGCCGCCACCAACACCAATGACTTTGATTTTAGCAACGTTATTCGGCACGATTTGGTTTCTCCTGCTTTCTTCCTTAGGCAGTTCTAGGGACTCATTGGTTGGCACAAAGGGTGAGGTACTACTCGGTCGGTGATAACTGTCCACGGCACTCGAAGACTCAGCAGATTCTGTATGATTTAGACTGGAATGATTAAGAGCTAACTTATCATTAAGGATCATTGTAATTGGCGGGGGTTAATTATTTTGTTTCAAGAGTTTAGGATAATCTGAATCTACCTAATCCACAGTATCATTAATTAATACCTAGATTAGCCATTTATTTATTTATCTATAGGGCATTACCATTTCCAAGCTTACTATCAATGTTGAATGATTTCACCTCATACTGCAAAATTCTTCCTTAAGTTAGGGAGTTGACTCAATCTGCGCCAAAATAACACAAATGTTGCTAAGTTAACATTTATTAACATGATTAAGTCCAGGTTAGGAACTGGGGGGCTTTTTGGGGGGATCTTTGAGGTGAACGGAAGGGGAATCAGGATTAGATAAATCAATATAGATAATACGTTCTTTGGGAACCTGGGAGGGTAGTTTCCGCAATTTCGCTAAGACGGAAAGTTGTTGGGAGAATTTATGATCATAAGTACCACAATGAACTGTTCCCAGGTCAGTTTTCAAAATAAGATTGCTCGGATCGCGCCAATCAACAATCATAATTTTGACAGGAGAACTGATCATCATAGGATACATTTGTTCCCAGTAAGTCTGGGACTGCCGATTAAGTCCCAAGATAGTTAACTGAGTCGCAGTAGCTATTTTAGCCCCTTGTGGGTAGAATTTTTGAGGAATCCAGACCCCTTCAGCATCGAGAAACCCTCCCTCTTTACCAAAAGAAGCCTTAGCCACAGGCTGTCTTTCCTTCACAGTCAAAGTAATTTGAGCCGGAAACAACTGACGGGTAATATGGATATCCTCAATAGGAGGTTGGGATTCGAGTTGTTCGGTCAATTGATGAATCGGTAGTTGCCAAATCGATTGCGGATAATTCATCTGAAGCATTTGTTGAATTTGCTCCAGATTTAGTAACTGATTTCCCGTAATCTTAACTTGAGATGACCCTCGAATCACCCAATCGGGCAAACCTAAGCTCCACACTAACCCCCCTGTCATGCCACAAAGGGCAGCAAAACGCCAAACTCCTTGCCAAGCTTTCAAGCGTCGCTGATGACTTAGGGTTTGACGCTGAGTTTTTAGGGCATCAGCCAAAACAACTGTACTATCTGTCATGGGATTACAATAACCATTACTCAGAAAATGTTATAACTAAAGGAGGCTACTCTACTTAAAATTAATTCACATATTATGAGGTTAATCAGCCAGGTAACTTGAGTCTAAGATACACTGATGTAAATATTCCCCGCAAGTTCCTGTGCTAGAGTCAGCATTCGGATGTTATAAAAGTTTCACTAACACACACTAGAGCTTATGGTCAATCACAAAAGAGGGCTTATTCTTGCTGCTACTGCTACCGTTCTTACTGCGGTGGCTGTTACCGGAGCGGGCCTTCGCCTTTCCCGCAGCCAAGCATTTTTTCAAGATAATCCCAAAGAATTAGTCGATGAAGTTTGGCAAATCATTGATCGCACTTACGTTGATGGAACCTTTAATCAACTTGATTGGCGTGCCGTTCGCACTAAATATCTAGGAAAATCCTACGCGAATAAGGAAGAAGCTTACAAAGCCATTCGAGAGATGCTAAAATCCCTCGGCGATCCCTACACGCGCTTCATGGACCCCGAAGAATTCAAAAATATGCAAATTGATACCTCTGGGGAATTAACAGGGGTCGGCATTCAACTTACCAAGGATGAAGAAACTAAGGAACTGGTAGTCGTTTCCCCCATTGAGGACACCCCTGCTTTTGAGGCGGGCATTCTTTCCAAAGATGTCATTACTAAAATTAATGGCAAAACAACTCAAGGCATGGAAGTAGAAGATGCCGTTAAATTGATTCGCGGTAAACCAGGAACGGATGTCACCTTAACCATTCGTCGTGCTGGTAAGGAAACTAATTACTCTATCGTCAGAGCGCGGATTGAACTCCACCCCGTGCGGGCCCGTGTCGAAGAAACTCCCTCTGGTAAAATTGGCTATATCCGTTTGACTCAGTTTAGCGCGCAAGCTGGGGAAGAAATGCGCGATGCTATTCAAGAAGCTGAAGCGGCTAAGGTTAACGGTTATATCCTAGATTTACGCTCTAATCCAGGCGGTTTGCTCTACGCGAGTGTGGAAATTGCTCGGATGTGGCTTGATGAAGGCAAAATTGTCTCTACCGTCAGTCGCACGGGAGAGACAGAGGTACAACGGGCTAATAAACGGGCCTTAACGAATAAACCGTTAGTTATTTTAGTGGATGGCGGTTCTGCGAGTGCCAGTGAAATTCTTTCGGGTGCCTTACAGGATAATGATCGGGCCGTCTTAGTGGGCAGTAAGACCTTTGGTAAAGGATTAGTACAGTCCGTCCGAGGGTTGGGAGATGGTTCAGGACTCGCTGTGACCATTGCTAAATATTTAACCCCTAGTGGTCGAGATATCAACAAACATGGGATTGATCCTGATGTGGTTCTAGAATTGACTGATGAGGAACGGAAAGCACTTCAGCAAGAACGGGACAAAATCGGGGCGTTTGGCGATCCCCAGTTTGATAAGGCGTTTGAGGTGCTAAAACAAGAAATTGCTACCTCTAAAGGATCAAATGCTCGTGCGACTAATCCCTAATCTTTGACCCTCATGCAAAAACCATAAGATCTTAAATATTAAGAGTAAGAGAGGAAACCAACCTAATTGGTCGGGTTTTCTCTCTTTTTTTTCTCCATCATCTTGATGGTTTTTTAGCGATTTT harbors:
- a CDS encoding AIM24 family protein — protein: MKVEILHERENSLARVMLDNDEVLMAQGGTLVAMKGNVSLNTTLRRSCRKSNRRNQDAIATESLFITEFRAMGEQNEVWLAPSMMGNILVHQVTSYKLIALVSNYLASSGTMDLFLGLPEVTLPSKNETLTLLSPTFRTSKCSIKEISKKILIFQLYSLLK
- a CDS encoding TIGR00266 family protein, with amino-acid sequence MLYKVRCRPAFAALFVTLNPGESIIVRAGSMVSLDTGVSLKTQVCGGRLLALLRKCFGGELLSVDQLSNTTNKSLTVVLGHSTMGDIARLDLSQGSICLQPGVYLAHTSGVTVQNHWAGLGSWLAGDGLWKVKLKGKGRVFIGGYGGIIKKMVYGDFVVTQGNLLAHSPKLRLKYHQEEESVNIVVRAAKTKNQRTQGNPIYCQSRNLQGLIDYLRSLA
- the ftsZ gene encoding cell division protein FtsZ, with translation MILNDKLALNHSSLNHTESAESSSAVDSYHRPSSTSPFVPTNESLELPKEESRRNQIVPNNVAKIKVIGVGGGGCNAVDRMIESALTGIEFWTMNTDAQALTQSAAPHRLQIGKKLTRGLGAGGNPNIGKEAALESRDEIAEALEDTDLVFITAGMGGGTGTGAAPIVAEVAKEKGCLTVGVVTRPFTFEGRRRTTQAGEGISQLQSNVDTLIVIPNNQLLQVISPETPLQEAFLAADNVLRQGVQGISDIITIPGLVNVDFADVRAVMADAGSALMGIGVGSGKSRANDAASLAISSPLLEHSIKGAKGVVFNITGGRDLTLHEVNTAAETIFEVVDPDANIIFGAVIDERVQGEVIVTVIATGFSAESENISTPQITATPSRPVAPPLTSPKEEPTTPKPAGLDIPDFLQRRRFPRS
- a CDS encoding cell division protein FtsQ/DivIB; this encodes MTDSTVVLADALKTQRQTLSHQRRLKAWQGVWRFAALCGMTGGLVWSLGLPDWVIRGSSQVKITGNQLLNLEQIQQMLQMNYPQSIWQLPIHQLTEQLESQPPIEDIHITRQLFPAQITLTVKERQPVAKASFGKEGGFLDAEGVWIPQKFYPQGAKIATATQLTILGLNRQSQTYWEQMYPMMISSPVKIMIVDWRDPSNLILKTDLGTVHCGTYDHKFSQQLSVLAKLRKLPSQVPKERIIYIDLSNPDSPSVHLKDPPKKPPSS
- the ctpC gene encoding carboxyl-terminal processing protease CtpC, with amino-acid sequence MVNHKRGLILAATATVLTAVAVTGAGLRLSRSQAFFQDNPKELVDEVWQIIDRTYVDGTFNQLDWRAVRTKYLGKSYANKEEAYKAIREMLKSLGDPYTRFMDPEEFKNMQIDTSGELTGVGIQLTKDEETKELVVVSPIEDTPAFEAGILSKDVITKINGKTTQGMEVEDAVKLIRGKPGTDVTLTIRRAGKETNYSIVRARIELHPVRARVEETPSGKIGYIRLTQFSAQAGEEMRDAIQEAEAAKVNGYILDLRSNPGGLLYASVEIARMWLDEGKIVSTVSRTGETEVQRANKRALTNKPLVILVDGGSASASEILSGALQDNDRAVLVGSKTFGKGLVQSVRGLGDGSGLAVTIAKYLTPSGRDINKHGIDPDVVLELTDEERKALQQERDKIGAFGDPQFDKAFEVLKQEIATSKGSNARATNP